A single Vulpes lagopus strain Blue_001 chromosome 3, ASM1834538v1, whole genome shotgun sequence DNA region contains:
- the SLC6A7 gene encoding sodium-dependent proline transporter isoform X1, producing the protein MKKLQGAPQRKPITPDLLMTPSDQGDVDLDVDFAADRGNWTGKLDFLLSCIGYCVGLGNVWRFPYRAYTNGGGAFLVPYFLMLAICGIPLFFLELSLGQFSSLGPLAVWKISPLFKGAGAAMLLIVGLVAIYYNMIIAYVLFYLFASLTSNLPWEHCGNWWNTDLCLEHRGSKGGNGALPLNLTSTVSPSEEYWSRYVLHIQGSQGIGSPGEIRWNLCLCLLLAWVIVFLCILKGVKSSGKVVYFTATFPYLILLMLLVRGVTLPGAWKGIQFYLTPQFHHLLSSKVWIEAALQIFYSLGVGFGGLLTFASYNTFHQNIYRDTFIVTLGNAVTSILAGFAIFSVLGYMSQELGVPVDQVAKAGPGLAFVVYPQAMTMLPLSPFWSFLFFFMLLTLGLDSQFAFLETIVTAVTDEFPYYLRPKKAVFSGLICVAMYLMGLVLTTDGGMYWLVLLDDYSASFGLMVVVITTCLAVTRVYGIQRFCRDIHMMLGFKPGLYFRACWLFLSPATLLALLVYSIVKYQPSEYGSYRFPAWAELLGILMGLLSCLMIPAGMLVAVLREEGSLWERLQQASRPAMDWGPSLEENRTGMYVATLAGSQSPKPLMVHMRKYGGITSFENTAIEVDREIAEEEESMM; encoded by the exons ATGAAGAAGCTCCAGGGAGCTCCCCAACGCAAG CCCATTACCCCAGACCTGCTGATGACCCCCAGTGACCAGGGTGATGTAGATCTGGATGTGGACTTTGCCGCAGACCGGGGCAACTGGACGGGCAAGCTGGACTTCCTGCTGTCTTGCATTGGCTACTGTGTGGGCCTGGGGAATGTCTGGCGGTTCCCCTACCGAGCCTACACCAACGGAGGAG gcgCCTTCCTCGTGCCCTACTTCCTTATGCTGGCCATCTGTGGcattcctctcttcttccttgagCTCTCTCTGGGCCAGTTCTCCAGCCTGGGACCCCTGGCCGTCTGGAAAATCAGTCCCCTCTTCAAAG GTGCCGGCGCGGCCATGCTGCTCATCGTAGGCCTGGTGGCCATCTACTACAACATGATCATCGCCTACGTCCTCTTCTACCTCTTCGCCTCCCTCACCAGCAACCTGCCCTGGGAGCACTGTGGCAACTGGTGGAACACGGACCTCTGCCTTGAGCATAGAGGCTCCAAGGGTGGCAATGGGGCCCTGCCCCTCAACCTCACCAGCACTGTCAGCCCCAGCGAGGAGTACTGGAG CCGCTACGTTCTCCACATCCAAGGCAGCCAGGGCATTGGCAGTCCCGGGGAGATCCGCTGgaacctctgcctctgcctgctgcttgcCTGGGTCATCGTGTTCCTCTGTATCCTCAAGGGTGTGAAGTCCTCGGGCAAG GTGGTGTATTTCACGGCCACGTTCCCCTACCTCATCCTACTCATGCTGCTGGTCCGAGGAGTCACGCTCCCAGGGGCCTGGAAGGGCATCCAGTTCTATCTCACCCCTCAGTTCCACCATCTGTTGTCTTCCAAG GTGTGGATTGAAGCTGCTCTTCAGATCTTTTACTCCCTGGGTGTGGGCTTCGGGGGTCTGCTCACCTTTGCCTCCTATAACACGTTTCATCAGAACATCTACAG AGACACCTTCATCGTCACTCTGGGCAATGCCGTCACCAGCATCCTGGCTGGCTTCGCCATCTTCTCTGTGCTGGGCTACATGTCTCAGGAGCTGGGTGTGCCTGTGGACCAAGTGGCCAAAGCAG gcccCGGCCTGGCCTTTGTCGTCTACCCACAGGCCATGACCATGCTGCCTCTGTCGCCCTTCTggtccttccttttcttctttatgctcCTGACTCTTGGCTTGGATAGCCAG ttTGCCTTCCTGGAGACCATCGTGACAGCTGTGACGGACGAGTTCCCATACTACCTGCGGCCCAAGAAGGCTGTGTTTTCGGGGCTCATCTGCGTGGCCATGTACCTGATGGGGCTGGTCCTCACCACCGAT GGAGGCATGTACTGGTTGGTGCTTCTGGATGACTACAGTGCCAGCTTCGGGCTAATGGTGGTAGTGATCACCACATGCCTCGCCGTCACCCGGGTGTATG GCATCCAGAGGTTCTGCCGAGACATCCACATGATGCTGGGCTTCAAGCCGGGCCTCTACTTCAGGGCCTGCTGGCTGTTCCTGTCCCCGGCCACGCTCCTG GCCCTGCTGGTGTATAGCATCGTCAAGTACCAGCCCTCAGAGTATGGCAGCTACCGCTTCCCAGCCTGGGCGGAGCTGCTGGGAATCCTGATGGGCCTGTTGTCCTGCCTCATGATCCCGGCCGGCATGCTGGTGGCTGTGCTTCGGGAGGAGGGCTCACTCTGGGAG CGGCTCCAGCAGGCCAGCCGGCCGGCCATGGACTGGGGCCCGTCGCTGGAGGAGAACCGGACTGGCATGTACGTGGCCACGCTGGCGGGGAGCCAGTCGCCCAAGCCATTGATGGTGCACATGCGCAAGTACGGAGGCATCACCAGCTTTGAGAACACTGCCATCGAGGTGGACCGCGAGATCGCCGAGGAGGAGGAGTCTATGATGTGA
- the SLC6A7 gene encoding sodium-dependent proline transporter isoform X2 produces MLAICGIPLFFLELSLGQFSSLGPLAVWKISPLFKGAGAAMLLIVGLVAIYYNMIIAYVLFYLFASLTSNLPWEHCGNWWNTDLCLEHRGSKGGNGALPLNLTSTVSPSEEYWSRYVLHIQGSQGIGSPGEIRWNLCLCLLLAWVIVFLCILKGVKSSGKVVYFTATFPYLILLMLLVRGVTLPGAWKGIQFYLTPQFHHLLSSKVWIEAALQIFYSLGVGFGGLLTFASYNTFHQNIYRDTFIVTLGNAVTSILAGFAIFSVLGYMSQELGVPVDQVAKAGPGLAFVVYPQAMTMLPLSPFWSFLFFFMLLTLGLDSQFAFLETIVTAVTDEFPYYLRPKKAVFSGLICVAMYLMGLVLTTDGGMYWLVLLDDYSASFGLMVVVITTCLAVTRVYGIQRFCRDIHMMLGFKPGLYFRACWLFLSPATLLALLVYSIVKYQPSEYGSYRFPAWAELLGILMGLLSCLMIPAGMLVAVLREEGSLWERLQQASRPAMDWGPSLEENRTGMYVATLAGSQSPKPLMVHMRKYGGITSFENTAIEVDREIAEEEESMM; encoded by the exons ATGCTGGCCATCTGTGGcattcctctcttcttccttgagCTCTCTCTGGGCCAGTTCTCCAGCCTGGGACCCCTGGCCGTCTGGAAAATCAGTCCCCTCTTCAAAG GTGCCGGCGCGGCCATGCTGCTCATCGTAGGCCTGGTGGCCATCTACTACAACATGATCATCGCCTACGTCCTCTTCTACCTCTTCGCCTCCCTCACCAGCAACCTGCCCTGGGAGCACTGTGGCAACTGGTGGAACACGGACCTCTGCCTTGAGCATAGAGGCTCCAAGGGTGGCAATGGGGCCCTGCCCCTCAACCTCACCAGCACTGTCAGCCCCAGCGAGGAGTACTGGAG CCGCTACGTTCTCCACATCCAAGGCAGCCAGGGCATTGGCAGTCCCGGGGAGATCCGCTGgaacctctgcctctgcctgctgcttgcCTGGGTCATCGTGTTCCTCTGTATCCTCAAGGGTGTGAAGTCCTCGGGCAAG GTGGTGTATTTCACGGCCACGTTCCCCTACCTCATCCTACTCATGCTGCTGGTCCGAGGAGTCACGCTCCCAGGGGCCTGGAAGGGCATCCAGTTCTATCTCACCCCTCAGTTCCACCATCTGTTGTCTTCCAAG GTGTGGATTGAAGCTGCTCTTCAGATCTTTTACTCCCTGGGTGTGGGCTTCGGGGGTCTGCTCACCTTTGCCTCCTATAACACGTTTCATCAGAACATCTACAG AGACACCTTCATCGTCACTCTGGGCAATGCCGTCACCAGCATCCTGGCTGGCTTCGCCATCTTCTCTGTGCTGGGCTACATGTCTCAGGAGCTGGGTGTGCCTGTGGACCAAGTGGCCAAAGCAG gcccCGGCCTGGCCTTTGTCGTCTACCCACAGGCCATGACCATGCTGCCTCTGTCGCCCTTCTggtccttccttttcttctttatgctcCTGACTCTTGGCTTGGATAGCCAG ttTGCCTTCCTGGAGACCATCGTGACAGCTGTGACGGACGAGTTCCCATACTACCTGCGGCCCAAGAAGGCTGTGTTTTCGGGGCTCATCTGCGTGGCCATGTACCTGATGGGGCTGGTCCTCACCACCGAT GGAGGCATGTACTGGTTGGTGCTTCTGGATGACTACAGTGCCAGCTTCGGGCTAATGGTGGTAGTGATCACCACATGCCTCGCCGTCACCCGGGTGTATG GCATCCAGAGGTTCTGCCGAGACATCCACATGATGCTGGGCTTCAAGCCGGGCCTCTACTTCAGGGCCTGCTGGCTGTTCCTGTCCCCGGCCACGCTCCTG GCCCTGCTGGTGTATAGCATCGTCAAGTACCAGCCCTCAGAGTATGGCAGCTACCGCTTCCCAGCCTGGGCGGAGCTGCTGGGAATCCTGATGGGCCTGTTGTCCTGCCTCATGATCCCGGCCGGCATGCTGGTGGCTGTGCTTCGGGAGGAGGGCTCACTCTGGGAG CGGCTCCAGCAGGCCAGCCGGCCGGCCATGGACTGGGGCCCGTCGCTGGAGGAGAACCGGACTGGCATGTACGTGGCCACGCTGGCGGGGAGCCAGTCGCCCAAGCCATTGATGGTGCACATGCGCAAGTACGGAGGCATCACCAGCTTTGAGAACACTGCCATCGAGGTGGACCGCGAGATCGCCGAGGAGGAGGAGTCTATGATGTGA